The Sporomusaceae bacterium genome window below encodes:
- a CDS encoding ShlB/FhaC/HecB family hemolysin secretion/activation protein produces the protein YGTLAYEDKRLQDDQTASDSYVPKKSHALSAGLAGNFADSWLGGGFNSFSISHYRGRLSIEDAATATNDDATARTAGGFAKTVFVYQRQQYLAKDLNFHLNFTGQLADKNLDSSEKLFLGGADGVRAFPQGEAAGDDGYKLTGEIRWRLPGLSAGKDNVYLSGFYDYGSVTVNHKPWAGAGEQNRRSLMGAGLGVLWAHSPDFVLRLDYAWKIGREQATADTDKNGRLWLQGVKYF, from the coding sequence GTACGGCACGCTCGCCTACGAGGATAAACGCCTTCAGGACGACCAGACGGCTTCCGACAGCTATGTGCCCAAGAAGAGCCACGCCCTCAGCGCCGGCCTGGCCGGCAATTTCGCCGACAGCTGGCTGGGCGGGGGGTTCAACAGCTTCAGCATCAGCCACTACCGGGGACGGCTGAGTATCGAGGACGCCGCCACGGCGACCAACGACGACGCGACCGCCAGGACGGCCGGCGGGTTCGCGAAAACGGTCTTCGTCTATCAGCGGCAGCAGTATTTGGCCAAAGACCTGAATTTTCACCTGAACTTCACCGGCCAACTGGCCGACAAGAATCTCGATTCGTCGGAAAAGCTCTTCCTCGGCGGCGCGGACGGCGTGCGGGCTTTCCCGCAGGGGGAAGCGGCCGGCGACGACGGCTACAAGCTGACGGGGGAAATCAGGTGGCGGCTGCCGGGCCTGTCGGCCGGCAAGGACAATGTATATCTGTCCGGCTTTTACGACTACGGCAGCGTAACGGTCAACCACAAACCGTGGGCGGGAGCGGGCGAGCAGAACCGCCGCAGCCTGATGGGGGCGGGCCTGGGCGTGCTGTGGGCGCACAGCCCGGACTTCGTGCTCAGGCTCGACTATGCCTGGAAGATCGGCCGCGAGCAGGCGACGGCAGATACGGATAAAAACGGACGGCTCTGGCTACAGGGCGTGAAATATTTTTAG